In Leptolyngbya sp. CCY15150, one DNA window encodes the following:
- a CDS encoding NAD(P) transhydrogenase subunit alpha: MAAGLLTGLVVFVLASFVGFEVINKVPPTLHTPLMSGANAISGIAVVGALLIGGAQDLNLTVILGLIAVVLATINVVGGFLVTDRMLQMFKKKGA; the protein is encoded by the coding sequence ATGGCAGCAGGACTGCTGACGGGCTTAGTTGTCTTCGTCCTCGCCTCCTTTGTGGGGTTTGAGGTGATCAACAAAGTGCCTCCCACCCTACATACCCCCCTCATGTCTGGAGCCAATGCCATTTCCGGTATTGCTGTCGTTGGGGCTTTGCTGATTGGTGGTGCCCAAGACTTGAACCTCACGGTCATCCTGGGACTGATTGCGGTGGTTTTAGCCACCATCAACGTAGTCGGCGGCTTCCTGGTCACCGATCGGATGCTGCAAATGTTCAAGAAGAAGGGAGCTTAG
- a CDS encoding Re/Si-specific NAD(P)(+) transhydrogenase subunit alpha, protein MKIAVARETVMGERRVALIPDTVSRLVKQGLEVLLEAGAGEAAYFSDADYEAAGATIISDTAQLWAEADVLLKVSPPQDHDGYAETSQLREGATLIGFLNPLGHPEGIQSLARRRITAFSMELIPRTSRAQSMDALSSQASVAGYKAALIAATALPKYFPMLTTAAGTIRPAKVFVMGAGVAGLQAIATARRLGAVVEAFDIRPAVKEEVQSLGAKFVEVPLDEETVAEGGYAREVSEAAKERSRQVVAAHIAQADAVITTAQVPGKKAPLLVTEEMIAGMKPGSVIVDLAADQGGNCAYTQAGRDVVRHGVTIIGPTNLPASVPVHSSQLYAKNILTLLNHLIKDGDLQLNFEDDIIAAACVTYEGDIRNTRIKDALMVESAVSAG, encoded by the coding sequence ATGAAAATAGCGGTTGCACGAGAAACAGTCATGGGAGAGCGCCGGGTTGCGCTGATTCCGGATACAGTCAGTCGCCTAGTCAAACAGGGGCTGGAGGTGCTCCTAGAAGCAGGCGCTGGAGAGGCGGCCTACTTCTCCGATGCCGATTACGAGGCGGCGGGAGCCACGATCATCAGTGACACCGCCCAACTCTGGGCTGAGGCAGATGTGCTGCTTAAAGTTAGCCCGCCTCAGGATCATGACGGCTACGCAGAAACCAGCCAGCTTCGAGAAGGGGCTACCCTGATTGGCTTTTTGAACCCCCTGGGACATCCCGAGGGCATTCAGTCTCTAGCTCGACGGCGCATTACCGCCTTCAGTATGGAACTGATCCCGCGCACCAGTCGGGCGCAAAGCATGGATGCTCTGTCCTCCCAGGCCAGCGTGGCGGGCTATAAAGCGGCTCTGATTGCGGCCACGGCTCTGCCCAAATATTTCCCCATGCTCACCACCGCTGCTGGCACGATCCGCCCGGCGAAGGTGTTTGTCATGGGAGCTGGGGTGGCTGGTTTGCAAGCGATCGCCACGGCTCGTCGTTTGGGGGCTGTGGTGGAAGCCTTTGACATTCGCCCTGCGGTGAAAGAAGAGGTGCAAAGTTTGGGGGCGAAGTTTGTGGAAGTGCCCTTGGATGAAGAAACCGTTGCCGAGGGTGGCTATGCCCGAGAGGTATCGGAAGCTGCTAAGGAGCGATCGCGTCAAGTCGTAGCTGCCCACATTGCCCAGGCCGATGCTGTGATTACGACCGCCCAAGTGCCGGGCAAAAAAGCGCCGCTGTTGGTGACCGAAGAGATGATTGCCGGCATGAAACCCGGTTCTGTGATTGTGGATCTCGCTGCCGACCAAGGCGGTAACTGTGCCTACACCCAGGCGGGTCGTGATGTTGTGCGTCATGGGGTGACGATTATTGGGCCCACCAACCTACCGGCCTCTGTACCTGTTCACTCTAGCCAGCTCTACGCCAAGAATATCCTCACCCTGCTGAACCATCTCATCAAAGACGGGGACCTGCAGTTGAACTTTGAGGATGACATCATCGCGGCGGCCTGTGTCACCTATGAAGGCGACATTCGCAATACCCGCATCAAAGATGCCCTGATGGTGGAATCTGCGGTGAGCGCGGGATAG
- a CDS encoding DUF2301 domain-containing membrane protein: MIRPPSSGFLDIESNAVYQGQFGSFVIDERDRREVMIYRLGLGMAALCFAVGVALTLSGLVTVDQAEILTWLYAGMMVGLGISLWMIHIYMAVLHRALQVFWAMGAIASGAIAFSSPDPLWVTVYQQPLSIFGIGLGAVALTGIFFKEAFCFNRLETKALTVIVPLLLLGHLAGWLPLSAERGLLATWAVLFAIFALRKAMQAIPPDIGDKSVFAYLEQQKLGNVSSP; the protein is encoded by the coding sequence ATGATCCGTCCACCATCCTCAGGTTTCCTAGATATAGAGTCCAACGCGGTCTATCAAGGGCAGTTCGGCTCCTTTGTGATTGATGAACGCGATCGCCGCGAGGTGATGATCTATCGCCTAGGGTTGGGCATGGCGGCTCTTTGCTTTGCTGTGGGTGTTGCCTTGACCCTGAGCGGCCTGGTGACCGTCGATCAAGCGGAGATCTTGACCTGGCTCTATGCCGGCATGATGGTGGGTCTGGGGATCAGCCTATGGATGATCCATATCTATATGGCCGTTTTGCATCGCGCCCTACAGGTTTTTTGGGCCATGGGAGCGATCGCCTCAGGAGCGATCGCCTTCTCTAGCCCCGATCCCCTCTGGGTGACGGTTTATCAGCAGCCCCTGAGCATCTTCGGCATTGGCTTGGGTGCCGTTGCTTTGACGGGAATTTTCTTCAAAGAAGCCTTTTGTTTCAACCGTTTGGAGACCAAAGCGCTCACTGTAATCGTGCCCTTACTGCTGTTGGGACACCTGGCAGGATGGCTGCCCCTATCTGCCGAACGAGGCTTGCTGGCAACCTGGGCCGTCCTGTTTGCCATCTTTGCCCTGCGCAAGGCCATGCAAGCGATCCCGCCGGATATTGGCGACAAAAGCGTCTTCGCCTACCTCGAACAACAAAAACTTGGTAACGTTTCGTCTCCCTGA
- a CDS encoding sigma-70 family RNA polymerase sigma factor, translating to MTVDTIRDYLHEVARTPLLSAAEEIELSRQVQAMLSVQEMADVTPEQQDIFQRGRRAKHRMIQANLRLVVSIAKRYQGRGVEFQDLIQEGSIGLNRAVEKFDPAQGYKFSTYAYWWIRQGITRAISESSRTIRLPVHITEKLNKFKSATRTLTVALGRSPSLDEIAEELGMPSSDLKKLLIQSRAVISLDHKVGRDEETALGELLADTDNANPLEMAELLETGEFIQTLLDGLPPREQYVLSARYGLVDGKRASLVSVGRDLNLSRERVRQLERKAMNQLKRKVRQQKSGSPSSRSLSTAP from the coding sequence ATGACTGTGGACACAATCCGTGACTATCTTCACGAAGTAGCAAGAACACCGTTGCTCAGTGCAGCGGAAGAAATCGAGCTGTCGCGTCAAGTGCAAGCCATGCTTTCCGTACAGGAGATGGCAGATGTTACACCTGAGCAACAGGACATTTTCCAGCGAGGACGCCGTGCCAAGCACCGCATGATTCAAGCTAATTTGCGATTGGTGGTATCCATCGCAAAGCGCTATCAGGGGCGGGGTGTGGAGTTCCAGGATCTAATTCAGGAAGGATCAATCGGACTAAACCGGGCGGTTGAGAAGTTTGATCCAGCCCAAGGGTATAAGTTTAGCACGTATGCGTATTGGTGGATTCGTCAAGGTATCACCCGAGCCATTTCGGAATCCTCGCGCACCATTCGCCTGCCGGTACATATTACAGAGAAGCTCAACAAGTTCAAATCCGCCACCCGTACCCTCACCGTTGCCCTAGGGCGATCGCCGTCTCTCGATGAGATTGCGGAGGAATTGGGTATGCCGTCGTCAGATTTGAAAAAGCTGCTCATCCAAAGCCGTGCTGTGATCTCCTTAGATCATAAAGTGGGGCGCGATGAGGAGACTGCCCTGGGCGAGCTGTTGGCCGATACCGACAATGCCAATCCCCTAGAAATGGCTGAACTCTTGGAAACCGGGGAGTTTATTCAAACCCTGTTGGATGGACTGCCGCCTCGGGAGCAATATGTACTCAGCGCCCGCTATGGCTTGGTGGACGGGAAACGGGCCAGCCTGGTGAGCGTGGGTCGAGATCTCAACCTGTCGCGGGAGCGGGTACGCCAGCTCGAACGCAAGGCTATGAATCAGTTGAAACGTAAAGTGCGGCAACAAAAGAGTGGATCGCCGAGTTCGCGGAGTTTGTCCACGGCTCCATAG
- the leuB gene encoding 3-isopropylmalate dehydrogenase, translated as MTQQYRITLLSGDGIGPEIMAVAVKMLERVGQQCDLTFDFQDALMGGVAIDATGSPLPDETLSICRQSDAVLLAAIGGAKWDSLPNHQRPERGLLGLRAGLGLFANLRPATILPQLIDASSLKREVVEGVDIMVVRELTGGIYFGQPRGIFETESGQKRGVNTMVYEDAEVDRIGRVAFETAQKRGGKLCSVDKSNVLEVSQLWRDRMTLLAKDYPDVELSHLYVDNAAMQLLRWPKQFDTIVTGNLFGDILSDAAAMLTGSIGMLPSASLGSAGPGVFEPVHGSAPDIAGQDKANPIAQVLSAAMMLRYGLNQPLAADRLEQAVMTVLDQGYRTGDIMSDGMTLVGCEAMGEALLKALG; from the coding sequence ATGACACAGCAGTACCGCATCACACTTCTCTCCGGCGACGGCATCGGCCCTGAAATTATGGCTGTTGCGGTCAAAATGCTGGAGCGCGTCGGGCAACAGTGTGATCTGACGTTTGATTTCCAAGATGCTTTGATGGGCGGCGTGGCCATTGATGCCACGGGCAGTCCGTTGCCGGATGAAACCCTAAGCATTTGCCGTCAGAGTGATGCCGTATTGCTAGCCGCCATCGGTGGTGCTAAATGGGATTCTCTGCCCAATCATCAGCGTCCGGAGCGCGGTCTTTTAGGATTGCGGGCGGGTCTGGGCCTGTTTGCCAACCTGCGTCCGGCCACCATTTTGCCCCAGTTAATCGATGCCTCTAGCCTCAAGCGCGAGGTGGTGGAAGGTGTCGATATTATGGTGGTGCGGGAACTCACCGGCGGTATCTACTTTGGCCAACCCCGAGGGATTTTTGAGACAGAGTCGGGGCAAAAGCGCGGCGTCAACACCATGGTCTATGAAGACGCAGAGGTAGACCGCATCGGGCGGGTGGCATTTGAAACGGCCCAAAAACGCGGCGGCAAGCTGTGCTCGGTGGATAAATCCAATGTGCTGGAAGTGTCGCAGCTATGGCGCGATCGCATGACCCTGCTGGCCAAGGACTATCCCGATGTGGAACTGTCCCATCTCTATGTAGACAACGCGGCCATGCAGTTACTCCGCTGGCCCAAACAGTTCGATACCATTGTGACGGGGAACCTCTTTGGGGATATTCTCTCCGATGCAGCAGCGATGCTCACGGGTAGTATTGGCATGTTGCCGTCGGCTAGTCTAGGCAGTGCTGGCCCCGGTGTGTTTGAGCCCGTGCATGGATCGGCCCCAGATATTGCCGGGCAGGACAAGGCCAACCCCATTGCCCAGGTGTTGAGCGCTGCGATGATGCTACGCTATGGCCTCAATCAACCCTTGGCCGCCGATCGCTTAGAGCAGGCGGTAATGACCGTGCTCGACCAAGGCTATCGCACCGGCGACATTATGTCGGACGGTATGACCCTAGTAGGCTGCGAAGCCATGGGCGAGGCCTTGCTGAAGGCCTTGGGGTAA
- the mgtE gene encoding magnesium transporter, giving the protein MERDSSTFSPTISRQELRELIRSQLHSLLDQGNLQGAKALLVPVPSADIADAIEELPDAMQAIAFRLLSKSEAIDVYEHLDSSVQQTLIEDFKRQDVLDIVDKMSPDDRARLFDELPAKVVSRLLAELSPQERQATALLLGYEADTAGRIMTPEYVALKEVWTVTKALEHIRNLAHLSETVYYLYITDAARHLTGILSLRDLVTAQPEQQVGDLMVREFVSVKTDTDQEEVARVIQRYDFLAVPVVDAEQRLVGIVTVDDVIDVLEAEITEDIYTLGGVQTGANDYFQTNLWTVARRRVAWLLILLVTNTATSAVIQSQQDILEQVVVLAVFIPLLVGTGGNVGAQSSTVVIRGLNTDEIIGSGAWRVIWREAIAGAFLGLMLGSMVTVWAFWLQGNLPVAIAVGGSLVVIAILASVSGSALPFLFQALKLDPALMSAPFITTVVDVLGVLIYLNLARVTLGF; this is encoded by the coding sequence ATGGAGCGCGATAGTTCAACCTTCTCTCCCACCATTTCGCGCCAAGAACTGCGCGAGCTGATTCGTTCGCAGCTCCATTCATTGCTAGATCAAGGTAATCTCCAGGGCGCTAAGGCGTTGCTGGTGCCGGTGCCCTCTGCGGATATTGCCGATGCCATTGAAGAGTTGCCCGATGCCATGCAGGCGATCGCCTTTCGGCTGCTGTCGAAAAGTGAGGCTATTGATGTCTATGAGCACCTCGATTCATCGGTGCAGCAGACGCTGATCGAAGACTTCAAGCGCCAAGATGTGCTCGACATTGTAGACAAAATGTCGCCGGATGATCGGGCGCGGCTGTTCGATGAGTTGCCCGCGAAGGTGGTCAGTCGCCTGTTAGCAGAACTGAGCCCCCAAGAACGGCAGGCAACGGCGCTGTTGCTGGGCTACGAGGCGGATACGGCTGGGCGAATTATGACCCCGGAGTATGTGGCCTTGAAGGAAGTCTGGACGGTGACCAAGGCGCTGGAGCATATTCGCAACCTCGCCCATCTCAGCGAAACGGTGTACTACCTCTATATCACCGATGCCGCCCGCCATCTGACAGGCATTCTTTCCCTGCGAGACCTGGTCACGGCTCAGCCTGAGCAGCAGGTGGGGGATCTGATGGTGCGGGAGTTTGTCTCGGTGAAAACCGATACGGATCAAGAAGAAGTGGCTCGGGTGATTCAGCGCTATGACTTCCTGGCAGTGCCGGTGGTGGATGCGGAGCAGCGCCTGGTCGGTATTGTCACAGTGGACGATGTCATTGATGTATTGGAAGCGGAGATCACCGAAGACATCTATACCCTAGGTGGCGTGCAGACGGGAGCCAATGATTACTTTCAAACGAATCTATGGACGGTGGCGCGGCGACGGGTGGCTTGGCTGTTGATTCTGCTGGTCACGAATACGGCCACCAGTGCGGTGATCCAATCCCAGCAAGATATTCTAGAGCAGGTGGTGGTGCTGGCCGTTTTCATCCCGCTGCTGGTGGGCACGGGCGGTAATGTCGGCGCACAGTCGTCTACGGTGGTCATTCGTGGTTTAAATACCGATGAAATTATCGGATCGGGTGCCTGGCGGGTCATTTGGCGAGAGGCGATCGCCGGTGCATTTTTAGGGCTGATGCTGGGCAGTATGGTGACCGTTTGGGCCTTCTGGCTGCAAGGCAATCTCCCGGTAGCGATCGCCGTGGGTGGTAGCTTGGTGGTCATTGCCATCCTCGCTTCTGTGTCGGGGTCAGCTTTACCATTTTTGTTCCAAGCCCTCAAGCTCGACCCGGCTCTGATGTCGGCTCCGTTTATTACAACGGTGGTAGATGTGCTGGGAGTGCTGATTTACCTAAACTTGGCACGGGTCACCCTAGGGTTTTAG
- a CDS encoding bifunctional pantoate--beta-alanine ligase/(d)CMP kinase gives MRLFSTVVGLRCALDAYRQAAPDLEAQPLPLSIGLVPTMGALHEGHMSLIHRARRDNDVVVVSIFVNPLQFGPQEDLQQYPKTLDRDRQQCEEAGVDLIFAPTVADLYGEEPAGDRLTQVIPPRSLVDRLCGLARPGHFEGVATVVTKLLNIVQPHRAYFGQKDAQQLAIIRQLVADLNLPVDICGCGIVREASGLAHSSRNQYLSEEERSQAAVLYRSLQRAEAQFRQGVRQRDDLLAAIQQELETEAGVQPEYVDLVHPGTMAPLDQIDDVGLVAIAARLGSTRLIDNLLLRNRAPIVAIDGPAGAGKSTVVRRVAQELGLLYLDTGAMYRAVTWLALHEGLDPQDEAAIAELVSQCQIQLLPSPDVAQACQVQINGHDVTQAIRTAEVTDQVSAIAAQPYVRKALVQQQQRYGRQGGVIMEGRDIGTHVFPHAELKLFLTASVQERARRRQQDLKNQGQGTPALDDLEQSIYERDRKDSTRVIAPLRKADDAIELQTDHLTIEDVTAQIVRLYHERISPTPEQTL, from the coding sequence GTGCGCCTGTTTTCTACCGTGGTGGGTTTACGCTGTGCCTTGGATGCCTATCGCCAAGCGGCACCAGACTTAGAGGCTCAGCCCTTACCCCTGAGCATTGGCCTGGTGCCCACCATGGGCGCGCTGCACGAGGGGCACATGAGCTTGATCCACCGGGCGCGCCGCGACAATGACGTGGTGGTGGTCAGCATTTTCGTCAATCCCCTCCAGTTTGGCCCCCAGGAAGATCTGCAGCAGTATCCCAAAACCTTAGATCGCGATCGCCAGCAATGTGAAGAGGCGGGGGTAGATTTGATCTTTGCCCCAACGGTGGCCGATCTCTATGGTGAAGAACCGGCAGGCGATCGCCTCACCCAGGTAATCCCGCCGCGATCGCTGGTGGATCGACTGTGCGGCTTGGCCCGCCCCGGTCACTTTGAGGGCGTGGCCACGGTGGTCACCAAGTTGCTGAATATTGTGCAGCCCCACCGCGCCTATTTTGGCCAGAAAGATGCCCAGCAGCTTGCCATCATTCGCCAACTGGTCGCCGATCTAAATCTACCGGTGGACATCTGCGGCTGTGGTATCGTGCGCGAGGCGTCGGGCTTGGCCCATAGCTCCCGCAATCAGTACCTATCCGAGGAAGAGCGATCGCAGGCCGCTGTGCTCTACCGCAGTTTGCAACGGGCTGAGGCACAGTTCCGTCAAGGGGTGCGGCAACGGGACGATCTGTTGGCAGCGATACAGCAGGAACTGGAGACCGAAGCCGGGGTGCAGCCAGAATATGTAGACTTGGTGCATCCTGGGACGATGGCTCCCCTGGATCAGATTGATGACGTCGGTCTGGTGGCGATCGCTGCCCGGCTTGGCTCGACGCGCTTGATTGATAATCTACTGCTGCGGAACCGCGCTCCCATTGTGGCCATTGATGGGCCGGCCGGAGCTGGCAAGTCCACGGTGGTGCGTCGGGTGGCCCAGGAATTGGGTCTGCTGTATTTAGACACAGGGGCCATGTATCGAGCGGTGACCTGGCTGGCGCTCCATGAGGGTTTGGATCCTCAAGACGAGGCAGCGATCGCTGAATTAGTCAGTCAATGCCAGATTCAACTGCTGCCGTCCCCCGATGTGGCCCAGGCCTGCCAGGTGCAGATCAACGGTCACGATGTTACCCAAGCCATTCGCACAGCAGAGGTGACCGATCAGGTGTCGGCGATCGCAGCTCAGCCCTATGTTCGCAAGGCCTTGGTGCAGCAGCAGCAGCGCTATGGTCGCCAGGGTGGCGTGATTATGGAAGGACGAGATATTGGTACCCACGTCTTTCCCCATGCCGAGCTGAAGCTGTTTCTCACCGCCTCGGTGCAGGAGCGGGCCCGCCGCCGCCAGCAGGATCTGAAAAACCAAGGTCAAGGTACGCCAGCGCTGGATGATCTGGAGCAGTCTATCTATGAACGCGATCGCAAAGATAGCACTCGGGTGATTGCCCCCCTGCGCAAAGCCGATGATGCCATTGAGCTGCAAACCGATCACCTGACGATTGAGGACGTGACGGCCCAGATTGTGCGCCTCTACCACGAACGCATTAGCCCAACTCCCGAACAAACTCTTTAA
- a CDS encoding serine/threonine-protein kinase, which produces MRDSLHSLGDRIADRYQLTRLLGQGGMGSTYAADDLATQQAVAIKVVSLQQSADWKTLELFEREAKVLQSIDHPQIPDYLDYFHLDTESDRRFYLVQELAPGVSLADWVARGWRTDEAGVKDMAKQLLDILNYLHWLTPPVVHRDLKPRNVLRCDDGRLYLVDFGAVQAVYGNKLTHGGTFVGTFGYMPPEQFRGKAYFASDLYALGATLMFVLTGRSPADLPQRRMKIDVRDCIQVSPDFTHWLEKILEPAVEDRFHSAQEALTALHLPAPKAIEAVSRTPRPVGSRMTIARQPDRLDIQIPPPRLKPAIAPVLVITGLLIAIAFSLGFYLGAILLLLLPLWILAAGPNSRRTLILTRETFTCEWQGFGFNGHYIGSCDRLIDDSASSHLSPLTSPLPAALLGTPFQQRLWLWGLTAAERQWLAAEVKEFVRELG; this is translated from the coding sequence ATGCGTGACTCTCTTCATAGCCTGGGCGATCGCATCGCCGATCGCTACCAACTCACCCGTCTTCTAGGCCAGGGCGGCATGGGCAGCACCTATGCGGCGGATGATTTAGCAACCCAGCAGGCCGTGGCCATTAAAGTTGTATCGCTGCAGCAATCTGCCGACTGGAAAACCCTGGAACTGTTTGAACGGGAAGCCAAGGTGCTGCAAAGTATTGACCATCCCCAAATTCCCGACTATCTCGACTATTTTCATCTCGACACCGAGAGCGATCGCCGCTTTTACCTCGTTCAAGAGCTAGCGCCGGGAGTTTCCCTAGCGGATTGGGTGGCCCGGGGCTGGCGTACCGATGAAGCTGGGGTGAAAGACATGGCTAAGCAGCTTCTCGATATTTTGAACTATCTGCACTGGCTAACGCCGCCGGTGGTGCATCGGGATCTCAAACCCCGCAATGTGCTGCGCTGTGACGATGGTCGCCTGTATCTGGTGGATTTTGGCGCAGTGCAAGCCGTCTATGGCAACAAGCTCACCCACGGCGGCACCTTTGTGGGCACCTTTGGCTATATGCCCCCAGAGCAATTTCGCGGCAAGGCCTACTTCGCCTCCGATCTCTACGCCCTAGGAGCAACCCTGATGTTTGTGCTCACGGGGCGATCGCCCGCCGATTTGCCCCAGCGCCGCATGAAAATTGATGTGCGCGACTGCATCCAGGTCTCCCCTGATTTCACCCATTGGCTGGAGAAAATTCTAGAGCCAGCCGTGGAAGACCGGTTTCACTCAGCTCAGGAAGCCCTAACGGCCCTGCACCTGCCTGCGCCCAAGGCCATCGAAGCGGTGTCCCGAACGCCGCGCCCGGTGGGCAGCCGCATGACGATCGCCCGTCAGCCCGATCGCCTCGATATTCAGATTCCGCCACCCCGATTGAAACCAGCGATCGCTCCTGTCTTGGTGATCACGGGGTTATTGATAGCGATCGCCTTCAGTCTGGGCTTCTACCTCGGCGCTATCTTACTGCTGCTGCTGCCCTTATGGATTCTTGCCGCAGGGCCCAACAGTCGCCGCACGCTGATCCTCACCCGCGAGACCTTTACCTGTGAGTGGCAAGGCTTTGGGTTCAATGGACACTATATTGGCAGTTGCGATCGCTTAATCGATGATTCTGCCAGCTCCCATCTCTCACCGCTTACCTCACCGCTGCCAGCCGCCCTGCTGGGTACCCCCTTCCAGCAGCGGCTATGGCTATGGGGGCTCACCGCCGCCGAGCGGCAGTGGCTAGCGGCGGAAGTTAAAGAGTTTGTTCGGGAGTTGGGCTAA
- a CDS encoding serine/threonine-protein kinase has protein sequence MKALHQPGDVVSDRYQIVKELGHGSSGTTYEAQDLTTHQPVALKVVSLLAATDWKVLELFEREAQVLANLDHPQIPNYIDYFNVDSASDRLFYLAQELAVGLSLQARVEQGWMATEEEAKQIAAQVLEVLCYLHQRVPSVIHRDIKPANLISRRDGSIMVVDFGAVRHIYRNTLTMGMTFVGTAGYMPPEQFQGRVRPASDLYSLGATLVFILSGRSPDRIPQARMRLNVQPYVTVSPPFLRWLEHLLEPALEDRIPTAAEALEQLQQVDAPTPRVPVIPDDRPSLDALEQRPPSANSVQYERSPHRLYLRILPSRHRSGAWFSILFWSVLGGLPFLGALTSIVGAFLAMIFSGPAGILPFFFSWLFLLNPFTLVSAAMLLILCTHETQLEIDQQTFHLQFSCAGYTYRHLMGETRRLRGVVRRNAYCTLLYGVIPYSFGGWLNPREQDWIIYQLADFVQQANHPDAMS, from the coding sequence ATGAAAGCGCTTCATCAACCGGGTGATGTGGTCAGCGATCGCTACCAAATTGTTAAAGAACTGGGGCATGGTAGTAGCGGCACGACCTACGAAGCGCAGGATCTCACGACCCATCAACCAGTGGCGCTGAAGGTCGTATCCCTGCTGGCAGCGACAGACTGGAAAGTGCTGGAACTCTTTGAGCGAGAAGCTCAGGTGTTGGCCAATCTCGACCATCCGCAGATTCCTAACTATATTGACTACTTTAATGTCGATTCGGCGAGCGATCGCCTGTTTTATCTTGCCCAAGAACTAGCGGTGGGGCTATCTCTACAGGCCAGGGTGGAGCAGGGATGGATGGCTACGGAGGAGGAAGCCAAGCAGATCGCCGCTCAGGTTTTAGAGGTGCTGTGCTATTTACATCAGCGGGTGCCGTCGGTCATCCACCGCGATATTAAACCCGCCAACCTCATTAGCCGCAGGGATGGCAGCATCATGGTGGTTGACTTCGGAGCCGTCCGCCATATCTATCGCAATACCCTAACCATGGGCATGACTTTTGTGGGCACAGCCGGCTATATGCCCCCGGAGCAATTTCAGGGACGGGTGCGCCCTGCTTCTGATCTCTACAGTTTAGGAGCCACACTGGTGTTTATCCTCTCGGGGCGATCGCCCGATCGCATCCCCCAAGCCCGCATGAGGCTAAACGTTCAGCCCTATGTGACGGTCTCGCCGCCTTTCCTGCGCTGGCTAGAACACTTGCTGGAACCTGCCCTAGAGGATCGCATCCCCACTGCCGCCGAAGCGTTGGAACAGCTCCAGCAGGTTGATGCTCCAACGCCTCGGGTGCCGGTCATCCCCGACGATCGTCCATCCCTGGATGCCCTAGAGCAGCGCCCGCCCTCTGCCAACAGCGTTCAGTATGAGCGATCGCCCCATCGACTATATTTACGCATCCTCCCCTCGCGCCATCGATCCGGTGCTTGGTTTAGCATTCTGTTTTGGTCAGTCTTGGGCGGTCTGCCGTTTTTAGGAGCCCTGACCTCGATCGTCGGTGCTTTTCTTGCCATGATCTTCAGTGGCCCCGCTGGCATTTTACCGTTCTTTTTCAGCTGGCTCTTCCTCCTCAATCCGTTTACCCTGGTCAGTGCCGCTATGCTGCTGATCCTATGCACCCATGAAACCCAACTGGAGATCGATCAGCAGACCTTCCATCTCCAGTTTTCCTGTGCTGGGTACACCTACCGCCACTTGATGGGAGAAACCCGTCGTCTCCGGGGCGTTGTTCGTCGCAATGCTTACTGCACCCTGCTCTATGGGGTGATTCCTTACTCGTTTGGCGGGTGGCTCAATCCTAGGGAGCAAGACTGGATCATCTACCAGCTCGCTGATTTTGTGCAGCAGGCCAACCACCCCGACGCGATGTCTTGA